The nucleotide window TTGTTTTGTTTGAATTTGGACTTTTGAGGGTTAATCTACAATACTTGATACAATGTTATTGTCATTTTGCTTATTTATTGATGAGATTTTAGTCGTATCATGGGAGTGTATGATTTTATGTTTAATTTTGTAGCGTTGTTAATTTGTTACACAACATGAATCTAATAATCGAACACATGAAGTGTCCTGGCTTATTCGCTTAAGGTTAGTTTGAACAGATGTTTTTATAACCGGACCGGACATTAAACCGGATGCCTTACTGGTCCACGAAACATTGAAATGGCTGTTGAACCATATTgataaaatgttattttctcacaATCTCACCCCATATTTTATTACATGTCAATATTATCTAGATCTCTCTATTAGTACATTAATTGATATGAGAAATAGAAGAAAATACTATTTTCCAAACAAAATCAatgattaaaacaaaattaaCTATTATTTTTTACCATCAAAGCATTAACAAAACCaatgattaaaaaaaattaactattaTTTTTACCATCAAGCCATTTTTGACGGAAAACCCAAACCTTATCACAAGAAGCTAGTTGTTCCATTACTAGTGGAGACCAATAACCTTGTATTAAGAACCAACACAAACAAAGATAGGATTTGACTCCACTTGTTGTATTGTCCTATTTCATAATCTAGGACCACTTGTCTTATCTAGGGCTAACTCTTTTATTTCAATATTTTTTGGTATCAAATATGCCAATGATGTTCTAAAGCAATGTACCACATGATAAAAAACTTTGCATTTTTAATACACAATGAATCTTGTTTTTTTTTCCAATAAATTATAATATCAAAGATGATGTATGGTTCTTGAAAACTCTCCTAGTATCAATATCTAGAACAAAAAATACAAGACAACTAACACAATTTATGTCGTCAATTTATGACGACATGACTTATTAAGATTCTAGATTATAGATAAAACACAAAAAACAAAATTCAACATGCGATGTATAGgtgttttgaaatttttttaagaaaaaaatcaTATTAAAAGTTGTTTTTTCCATGTAATACATAAAAAACATTGTCGTTCAATAGAAAGTAAAAAATGCAAGTGTATGCACACATAACTCTATCTAAAGAAAGTTTTACAAAGGAATGTACTTGGAATAGCCATTTAACGTTTAATATGGtttaaattagggtttgcaaatcacCACAAAGCAAGGCAAAAGAGCTCTAGGACTAAGTAGATAAAGCTCTTCAATATTCGAATAAATTCCAACTTTCCCCGCTAACGAGTCAAACCCCGTTTGACCCGATATTTCTTGAATGTTTTCTAGTGGCCGATGCACCCTCCCGGCTATTACTCTACACACGATCAATGCTTTTCGTGTATCTGGGTCTTCTTCAACCACTTCTATAGATTGAAAAGCTTTAACACTTGTAGAAGATGTAAAAATACCAATTCCGTCATTGATTGTTGAAAACCCTTCTCTTATGACCTGGCAAACACAACATTTGTCACAATCACAAAGACTCGAGTCACCATTGACGCCAAGCGAACAAGCAATTGTGGCACCGTAAAACCGTAGTAACTCGTTTCCATCTGCAATACAACGAGGATGTTTTTTGGGTAACTTGCTTGCTTTTGTTTTCACTAATTCTCGATATTCTTCGAATCTAGCTAGTGTTTTTTGCGTGTTGTGTACCTTTAAAATCTTGTCAATTCGACCAGAAGCGCTCTCGGATGTTAACCAACTCGAACGACAAATGATTTCCACTATCTTTCTCGACGAATCGCCCTCCGAAAGCTCACTAACTATAAACAAGTTAGGAAAACGAAATTTCAAGTTTACGCTTCAAACCCTTAACTTAAGGAAATGATATTAACAATTTAACATCAGCCAAACGTGATAAGAAGACTAAaagaaagttaatttttttttatatatatgtttaaCTTTAGCCTTTTACATCATGTAGCGTAGGTGATGTTAAATCAAACAATAAAATATCCAAGGTGTTCAGAACTTAAGCTTTCGTGAAACCAATAATTACAACATAAAATTGTAATAACTCGATTTAAGTGTTTAAAATAAGGTAATTATGATTATGCGTTAAAGGATTAACTTTCTAAAACAGTAACCAAATTTCTTAAGTGGTATTATATTATCGCTATCATAACACGCGTTTAATCACCCTTAAATTATACACACTATTAAACcaaaaaaagagtaaacttccgttttgctccctgtggtttggtcactttaacggttttgccccaaacctttcaaaatagccattttactccctgatctatgaaggCTTTCATGATTTTGCTCCCCGCCCCTAAACGTCATCCATTTTAACAGTTAGGGTTTTAAGCTGGAATTGTAAAGGGAGGGTTGGGAAAAGACATAATTGCCCCTCAGGTGTTTTGCACGTGACAAAATTTAACTGTTAAAGTGGATGACGTTTAGGGGTGGGGAGCAAAATCATGAAGGccttcatagatcagggagtaaaatggctattttgaaaggtttggggcaaaaccattaaagtgaccaaaccacagggagcaaaacggaagtttactcccaaaaaaaattaaaaaaatccaaGGGACACAATACATGAAACAAGAATCTTACCCGCATGTTTGGAGACATGGTGAGTTTCAAGATTTTCCAACCTACGAAACTGCTTGCCACACTTATGGCACGTGACTCCACCGGAAAACCCATCGGAATATTCTTTCTCCGACGAACATCTACCTTTTTGCAAAACCATGTTATTCTTCCCAACAATCCCCAAATGACCAGAATTCCCATTCTTTAACTCCTGCATTGTCGCGGCGGCGCCGCCACCATTCCCGTCGTGAAAACCACCACCAAAGGTGGTGATTTTAAGCTCACATGTTGAATTATCAACAATTACATCATGTGTAACATGATTCAAAAACTCACTACTTCCAATAGACCTTGGACTATAATTAACAACATTTTCAGAATGTCTTTTGCTTCCACCATTTATTACATCTTTAAGATTTGCAATGGATCTTGAACATCCGCATCTTCCGGGTTTTCGGGTCAGGATTGTTGACAAATGGGTTCTAGATTTCGGGTCGTGGACATCTGAAGAATCTGATGTGCAGTGGAATGATTTTTTTAAGGAAAACCAAACGGttgacatgttttttttttttaaagattggtTGAAAGTGTTGTGGTGTTCATGTTTTGATGAGAATTTTGGAATAAATATTAAAGATGTTTTGGGGTGAAGAAGGAAGTTGTTGAGAGTGATGGAATTGAAATGGATAATATCATAAAAAGAGTTTCGGTTTGAGACAAGCATCAGCCATTAGTCTATGACATGGTAAAGATAAAAGACAGTCACGGATGTGAATAACTGAAAAGGTGCACATATTCAATTTATTGGTTTCCATTTTGAATGATGCATTAAAGTTGTTCATTTATTACAAGGTTTTCTAGTTTCTAAACGATGAACGTTCATCAATTGGGCAGATCTTGGCTAGGGCCGCCGTTTAGGCGGCGTGACATTGGGTCACTCAAAAAGAAagtcaccgttcaaaaaaaatttgtTTGGTGGGAAGTTCACACGCGTTCGTTTTTTTATAAATGAATGAAGGAACATGAATGGAGGCCACGttcattcatttatgtttgtgaatGTTTGATAGCGTGATCCTTATATTCGTTCGTGTTCAACATTTTTATTAGGGtttttaacttttatgttttatttatttactccAAAATTCCACTATTAGGATGTTTAGTAATATTGGTGAATTGTATATTACTAGaaaattaatattataatatatgttcacatgtgtttgtttttgttcatgttcgCTTGTTTGTGTTGATTTGTTGTTTTTCTAGCCAATGATCTCTAAATCAAATGGTGGGAGACTTGCATTTCTCTTGGGAGATGGAGGTTCAACTCTCACTTGGTGTAGAGTGAGGTACTAgtggcaatgataggagacccagagAAATCTGGGTTCGAAACTTGAGCCAAAcgagttttaccggtaatttcactatcgtgcctacgggcgggtgggttaccgggttttccccggaattggtggtggactcaggttactctcggagtactttGTTTGGTCCAGTAGGTACTCCAAGAGTGCTTGGGATTTATTCTGTTGATCGTTcaaaaaaatgtttgtttttctttttaatgAATGTTTATTTGTGTCCTTTTGCGTTCATAACCTAAATAACAAATGAACACGTTCATTTACTTATttacttaatgaacgaacacgtaCAAAGAATTCGTACGGAAAGTATTCATGAACAGTTtttgaacacatttatttccttaacggacGAACACTAATATCaccttgtttgtgttcatttagtTCGTTTCCAGAACTAAGCTTTTTACTTTTACTTGTGAGTcaagtttgttttcttgaaaaaacGAACACGAATATCGTGGTGGTATATTTAAAGATTAGAAATTGAAAGAATATTTAGtcataaattataaaaatagtAAAAGAAACAACTAAATTATATATAATGAAACTTTCAAATTATATTAAATTACATGATTTAGTTTCAAATAAAAAGGTATTTAGTTCATTCAAGTGGTCTGTCAGTGATTAAAATTACCgttaaaaacaaaataatacaTTAGTAAGCTGTAATAACAATATTTGGATGATGCTATAACTATCTAAATAGAGTACGAACTTCTAAACCGGACCTTCTTTAAGAAAAATAAAGTGAGATGAGTGTTGTTTGATACCTAACACAAGACTAGGTCGTATAGGTATAGCTATGACATATATTCGGATATCAAGCATATGTCGAAACATCTTTAAAAAAAGTAAAGATGCTTTAAAGCCGTATAGCTATGACATATTCGGATATCAAGCATATCATGCATATGTGTAAACATCTTTTAACATACATATCTCTATAAATTAGGATAGAATAGGAAGGCTTAAACCTTCCATGATCATTTGACATATGCATGGGCAGATCTATCATTGTGGTAGAGGCAGCCTCCGCTGCACTTCAACTTTTAACCAGAAGTGCATTTTTTATGACGATTCATTACCTTTGAAAAAAATATATGCTATCCCTCCTCAATAGTTAAAGAGACGAGTGTAAAGAGAAAAAAAAAGTGAAGAAAATAAGAGAGTAAGTTAAGCGTTTTTTGGCGAACGGTAAAATGTTGTTACCTGGTTTGATGGTTGTTTGAGGAAGAAGACTGTAAAGATGAAAGTGAAATTATgattaaataaagttttaaaataactttaaacaaaaaGCAAAAGTGAAGGTGCGAGCCTACAACCTATATATATCCCACCAATCCAAATAGAAATCATTTTTAACAGCTAACAAAATCAATATGCCAACGTAAGAGAGAGAAGGAAAGAAAGAAGTCCACAACCTTTTTTATTTCCGATCTGCGAGACTGGTGTGACATTTTTAGGTTGTGGGATGCCTTTAGGCAGTTCCAGAATCTCACAGATACGATAGTTCCAGGGAAGAAGGATACCAGAGGTCAGAAGTTTGGATTCATTCGCCTTGCCAACATCGTTAGGACCAAAGATTGGATCTTAGAACTATCGAAGATTTCCATCGATGGTGCAAAGTTGGgggttaatgtcacacccccaaaatcccacacgcggagtaccaccgcttggaggcgtgactgaccaggatcaagccaccaattatatcaaacatagcatttaataataatcaaagacataattggtgttcaaaaccaaacactgtttaagtagcggaagcattaaatgtaaaacccaaaacataagtatcaatgtgtgaatgtaaaagtgtttaataagcattcacgagttcttgaccacaacgacccgcttctcctctggtgcaagctccaagtatacctaaggtcctgcaaggcatgcagcagataatcaacaaactagttgagcgagttcacagaaagtaagttcataatgtaatgcataagaatggctagtgggggcttcccatactagtgtgtactaaaggtgggggcttcccatgttcatcctggttaatgagggcttctcattaacggtacttactagactaacttccgaccatgtgttcttctttaccgagaacaggaaaacgtacagggtcacgtaggctttacgtgacgtgcccttccccgaggacagtggtacgcgaggggctacgtaggctttacgcagcgtggccttccgacctggaagccagtgaatggtattgggttacgtaggctttacgtaacgtgtccttcccgacccgggagacatatggcaactatactgggttacgtaggctttacgtaacgtgtcctgactaacctgaggacgatggtctatagtctggtatatgcgtaagtacgagtaatcattccacattcatcatatccaacccaattcccaacccgggaatcccatgccttggctgtgtgaactcaccttggtttgctcggcagatacacaaagagtacgaGTAAGCAAgtaatggtcaaccacgtcctatcatggttattatgcaagtcaggttcagtgttcaagtagtgcacgtaacCAATCAAAGCAAgtacgtatgcacgtaaacaatCAAGAGCATACACTTGTGCGATTCATTATATGTTTCccaaacaatacccggcccaatcaATAACCCATTCAGTAAGCGGCCCAAAGATAACAATTTAGACATGAAGGTTTCGGCCCAATAAATCAACAGGCAATGTCTTGTGCGATTGGCCTAGGCCCAACTATAAACGGCCCATTGTGTTGTGTGATTCAGCTAGCATAAGCAGCCCAAACATATGGTACGTAgtggacttgtgcgatccgatcAGTTGGGCTGCCCGGCCCAACTATAACCTACGGCCCAATGTACACATAGTAacgttgtgcgatccagctgtTTTTGTGCGAttcagctgggttgtgcgatccaatacccTTGTGCGAGTGGGCTGGATTGTGGGACAAGCTtttgggcttgtccggcccaacagttaggCTAACCCAACAACTTGTGCGATCTGTCACCTCTT belongs to Helianthus annuus cultivar XRQ/B chromosome 5, HanXRQr2.0-SUNRISE, whole genome shotgun sequence and includes:
- the LOC110942070 gene encoding uncharacterized protein LOC110942070, encoding MLVSNRNSFYDIIHFNSITLNNFLLHPKTSLIFIPKFSSKHEHHNTFNQSLKKKNMSTVWFSLKKSFHCTSDSSDVHDPKSRTHLSTILTRKPGRCGCSRSIANLKDVINGGSKRHSENVVNYSPRSIGSSEFLNHVTHDVIVDNSTCELKITTFGGGFHDGNGGGAAATMQELKNGNSGHLGIVGKNNMVLQKGRCSSEKEYSDGFSGGVTCHKCGKQFRRLENLETHHVSKHAVSELSEGDSSRKIVEIICRSSWLTSESASGRIDKILKVHNTQKTLARFEEYRELVKTKASKLPKKHPRCIADGNELLRFYGATIACSLGVNGDSSLCDCDKCCVCQVIREGFSTINDGIGIFTSSTSVKAFQSIEVVEEDPDTRKALIVCRVIAGRVHRPLENIQEISGQTGFDSLAGKVGIYSNIEELYLLSPRALLPCFVVICKP